In Rhodamnia argentea isolate NSW1041297 chromosome 4, ASM2092103v1, whole genome shotgun sequence, the following proteins share a genomic window:
- the LOC115732778 gene encoding aspartyl protease family protein At5g10770-like, with amino-acid sequence MASLSLSFLVEILRYASLLCLLCLDDMACVVHGAQEITLPVTSLFPSPICKASTSNANSTLKLVHKNSPCSPLFNGEPVNHTQLLLEDIARVKWIRSKISGASAANSLKDSAVSITAKYGAGGTSYLVTIGLGTPKKDLTLLFDTGSALTWTQCEPCAVSCYSQAEPIFDPSQSSSYANISCSAPSCTQLPSGTARPPRCSGSTCVYATGYGDQESFTVGFFATETLTLSSTDAITGFEFGCGQNNGGRFKGFAGLFGLARDRISFVEQSATKYGRYFSYCLPPSTSSTGYLTFGMGSMTSTSASFTPISMVSQSSLFYGIDITGISVGGKPLSIPSTVFSNVGCAIDSGTTFTQLPPTAYNALRSAFRQAMSNYKMSAPASGFDTCYDLSGSTMVTVPVITFSFRGPIDVQLDTSGVLVPVTQSQMCLAFQSTGDETAFGIYGNIQQRSFEVVYDVPGGRIGFRAKGCS; translated from the exons atggcttcattgtctctctctttcctcgtTGAGATCTTGCGTTATGCCTCTCTCCTGTGTCTTTTGTGCCTTGACGATATGGCCTGTGTCGTTCATGGAGCTCAGGAGATCACCCTCCCAGTcacctctcttttcccttctcccATTTGCAAAGCTTCTACTTCCAAcg CGAACTCAACTTTGAAGTTGGTTCACAAGAACAGTCCATGCTCTCCCCTTTTCAATGGCGAACCCGTGAACCACACCCAACTTCTGCTTGAAGACATTGCGAGAGTGAAGTGGATTCGATCCAAAATCTCTGGAGCCAGTGCAGCTAACAGCTTGAAAGACTCGGCCGTCAGCATCACAGCCAAGTACGGTGCTGGTGGCACCAGCTATTTGGTGACTATAGGCCTCGGCACACCGAAGAAGGACTTGACCCTTTTGTTTGACACCGGAAGTGCGCTCACGTGGACCCAGTGCGAGCCATGTGCTGTGTCTTGCTATAGCCAAGCCGAGCCAATCTTCGACCCCTCTCAGTCCTCCTCATACGCCAACATCTCTTGCTCTGCTCCATCTTGCACTCAGCTTCCTTCCGGCACTG CTCGACCACCTCGCTGCAGCGGTTCGACATGTGTTTACGCCACGGGGTATGGTGACCAAGAGTCCTTTACCGTTGGCTTCTTTGCAACAGAGACACTGACCTTATCATCAACCGACGCAATCACCGGTTTCGAGTTTGGGTGCGGTCAGAACAACGGAGGGCGATTCAAGGGATTTGCAGGATTGTTCGGGCTTGCTCGAGACAGGATTTCATTCGTAGAACAAAGTGCGACCAAATATGGACGATATTTCTCATATTGCCTCCCACCATCGACGAGCTCCACGGGGTACTTAACCTTCGGCATGGGCAGTATGACATCTACCTCGGCCAGCTTCACACCAATATCAATGGTCTCGCAGAGTTCACTCTTCTACGGCATTGACATAACAGGAATCAGTGTTGGAGGTAAACCGCTTTCTATACCATCAACCGTGTTCTCAAATGTTGGCTGTGCCATTGACTCGGGAACCACATTCACGCAACTGCCCCCAACTGCGTACAACGCCCTACGCTCAGCCTTCCGACAGGCAATGTCAAACTACAAGATGTCGGCTCCGGCTTCTGGCTTCGACACGTGCTATGACTTGAGCGGGTCCACCATGGTCACCGTCCCAGTGATCACATTCTCCTTCAGGGGACCCATTGACGTCCAGTTGGACACCAGCGGTGTGTTGGTTCCTGTAACTCAATCGCAAATGTGCCTAGCATTTCAATCGACCGGCGACGAGACTGCTTTCGGCATCTACGGGAACATACAACAAAGGTCATTTGAGGTGGTGTACGACGTACCTGGAGGGCGGATCGGTTTCCGCGCAAAAGGTTGTTCCTAA